The genomic stretch TGAAGAAATGGTTTCCACATTAGTAACAACAAGAAAACACATCCATCGATTACACTAGAAGATCAATCTGTAGCGGAGCATGGCTTTGTCTAGCCGGTTCCACCGAGCACAGCCTTGAGCTTCTTCACTTGGGCATCGTCCAGGAAAGTGGTCTTCTCCACCAACGGAGATGGCAAGTTATTGGCAAACAATGCGAAATCAAGGATTTGGAGGCCAGGATTCGCGCTGCTAAAGCTGACCACAGCGATGGCCGTGGACCCGCCTGCATTCACTTGGAAATGAAGCAACCCCTGTGGGAAAACCATAATGTCGCCTCTCTTCAGGCTCTTCACATAGACATCATTGGCTGAAGAAATAAACCCTGCCAATATCTTCCCGCGAACCACGAACAGGAGCTCCGACGCACCCGGGTGGGTGTGCATCGGGACGACGCCGGCCGGCGCCAGGTCCAATCGGGCTGCCGAGAAGCCAAGCCCATTGAGGCCCGGGAACTGGCCAACGAATGCTGGGGTCACGGCTGCTTTGATGATGTTGGTGGTGTTACCAGCCATCCCTAGTCCCGAAAAGACGAAGTCATCGACAGTGACCAATTTAGGGCTCTTGCAAGGGAAGCCGGCCGGGGTGTCGGGCATTGTGAGGCTGGCAACACAGAAGTCCTGGACAGAGGCATGagaagaggagaagaggaagggaaagaggaagagaatgtGAAGCATTTTGGCTGGTGGTTGTTCTTTGCCTTGAGGTCACAAGATATGGTATGTTAGTCACTAAGTCAAGTAAGGTTTATATAGGAGTTGTGCAACGAATAGGATACAAGTTGAACCGAGAAAACTTGATCATGCAGAGGACATAAGTGATTATTCCACATTGCAAGAGAGCCACAAGTTTTTTTGGGCTGTGAAGagccgaagagagagagagaaatcgaaaTGCTCAAAGCCAATACCATGTTGGAGAGATTGGTGGTCCATTTGTAGCTGCAGGATAAAAACAGGAAGGTTCTTTTGGTTGTTTATGGATTTCAGTGCATGGACGAGCCAATTGGTTCTTGGAAGTCCCCTCTCGTGTCAAACGGGGGGAAAGCATAATGCtgaaggatattcattttggtGGATCTTATTGCTTGACTTTTCCTGAAATGACACTCGATCGAGAGTCTTATTGGATCGAGAATCATTTGGTGGGCCTTCCCTCATCTGATCTTGATCATAGAAGGAACTGAAGTAAATGAAACGGTATCCATGGAAAGAAGAGAACCATTTTGGCTagagattaataaaaaaaagatggcATACGTCTACGCTGacgaaaattgccaaaaaaagtcAATGTCAGTTcagccatatatatatatatagagctaATTTAGTGCtgaaacttttgcatttttgtgtcaattcggttctttCAGCCTACTTTGATTATATGGCTTTGACGTggcaatttctaataatattgtgaattttttattttattttctttactttataaatattttatatttttatattttttgtcttAAGGGCCAGCGAGGCAGCGACTCTCGGCGGACTtaaggtagaaaaaaaaataaaaataaaaaaaatgattgaaatattattaaaaattatcacgtcggCACTAGTTGGCACCACGTTAGTCGAAAGGACCGAAtcgacacaaatacaaaaggtttaggactgaattgacaaaaagaaaaaaaaaaggtttacaactaaattgacacgattacaATAGATTTCTGGttgttttggcaattttcccgTCTacattggcgttggtttcaacAAGAGACTTTGAAGTCGGGCGTATCGAGTTTTATAAGTGTTACACTTTGTTGTGTTTCCTCGTGGTTTAGGAGTCAATAATTGTTAACAATGTGGGTTAAAGAAAGTCATAAGCTGGACCTTTCATGGCTCATAATGGCTGGGGAAAGAAAGATCAAATAGATCATGAGAAAAAGAGACGGAATGACCCGATAATGAGTGCCACTAGAGTACACGAACAAACGAGTGAAAGAGGAATTGCATGGTGGTCCAGTCGTAGGCATGAGAAGATGGAACGCATGAGCTCAAAACAAGACATCTTTTGCCAGCTCGAAGccaaacaaaagagagaagccCCCTTCCGCTGTGTAACTATCGTTGGTTGTCATTCCTCAATGTGAACCATGGAATCGATGTGCGGTCTAGAGTCATTCCCAA from Rhodamnia argentea isolate NSW1041297 chromosome 2, ASM2092103v1, whole genome shotgun sequence encodes the following:
- the LOC115736954 gene encoding germin-like protein subfamily 3 member 1 encodes the protein MLHILFLFPFLFSSSHASVQDFCVASLTMPDTPAGFPCKSPKLVTVDDFVFSGLGMAGNTTNIIKAAVTPAFVGQFPGLNGLGFSAARLDLAPAGVVPMHTHPGASELLFVVRGKILAGFISSANDVYVKSLKRGDIMVFPQGLLHFQVNAGGSTAIAVVSFSSANPGLQILDFALFANNLPSPLVEKTTFLDDAQVKKLKAVLGGTG